A stretch of Rhododendron vialii isolate Sample 1 chromosome 4a, ASM3025357v1 DNA encodes these proteins:
- the LOC131324295 gene encoding uncharacterized protein LOC131324295, which translates to MARRAWTEAEEKKLLDNLTSLVDAGVWQGEHGGMIPASFEVLQHQMTAAFPHGSFTKNIIEGKIKKWRETYFTIEDMMLTPGFGWNPNENRLVVDNEDWNEFVRVNPRARQMRGMQFPHFNRWAHCFRRH; encoded by the exons aTGGCACGTCGAGCTTGGACCGAGGCGGAGGAGAAGAAGTTGTTGGATAATCTTACAAGCCTTGTAGATGCAGGGGTTTGGCAAGGTGAGCACGGAGGGATGATTCCCGCCTCCTTTGAAGTCTTGCAACATCAGATGACTGCTGCTTTCCCCCATGGTagttttacaaaaaatattattgaggGAAAGATTAAAAAGTGGAGGGAGACTTATTTCACCATAGAAGACATGATGTTGACTCCTGGATTTGGTTGGAATCCAAATGAAAATAGATTAGTTGTGGATAATGAAGATTGGAATGAATTTGTCCGG GTGAATCCACGAGCTAGACAGATGAGGGGCATGCAATTTCCTCATTTCAATCGTTGGGCCCATTGCTTTCGACGTCACTAG
- the LOC131322564 gene encoding uncharacterized protein LOC131322564 isoform X2, whose product MESEGTAQSQTSGKEKQARRLWTHKEEECLLAAMMECICDKYRGQPGFKPGYFNEVKKELRKKLPGTTLKAQPNIESKVKNWKEKYSLIFDITRISGFGWNYATNSIQVDSQEVWNEYEKIHPKAKGMNGKAFPMYESWQILFGRDRATGEIAEDAAELDDVQAEPVETLNPDDLFDDYYTPSFANGDPAFVDISTSAGTPTSFANPPTPKTNANTPAMNVVPERPKKKAKVDAKEASIHNAFGDFMAQSSTAFLKIADSIGYEDRLSAKKERVFAELEKLDLQLIDMFSAQAIIVSAEENVDTFYGISENYRQAWVEAVLAGQIKLKTT is encoded by the exons ATGGAAAGTGAAGGAACTGCGCAATCTCAAACAAGTGGTAAAGAAAAACAAGCTCGTAGGCTATGGACGCATAAGGAAGAGGAGTGCCTACTTGCTGCCATGATGGAGTGTATTTGCGATAAGTATAGAGGTCAACCTGGTTTTAAACCGGGCTACTTCAATGAAGTTAAGAAGGAGTTGAGAAAGAAATTGCCCGGAACCACACTTAAAGCTCAACCGAACATTGAGTCAAAGGTGAAAAATTGGAAGGAGAAGTATAGTTTAATTTTCGACATCACACGCATTAGTGGATTTGGTTGGAACTATGCAACCAATTCCATTCAAGTGGATTCCCAAGAGGTGTGGAATGAATATGAGAAG ATTCATCCCAAGGCAAAAGGGATGAATGGGAAGGCGTTCCCCATGTACGAGAGTTGGCAAATTTTATTTGGGAGGGATAGGGCCACCGGTGAAATAGCTGAGGATGCGGCGGAACTTGATGATGTTCAAGCCGAACCCGTTGAAACTCTTAACCCCGATGACTTGTTTGATGACTACTATACCCCATCGTTTGCAAATGGTGACCCGGCATTTGTTGACATATCAACTTCTGCCGGGACTCCAACAAGCTTTGCCAATCCCCCCACTCCAAAAACTAATGCGAACACTCCGGCGATGAATGTCGTGCCGGAAAGgccaaagaagaaggcaaaggTTGACGCAAAAGAGGCGTCCATTCATAACGCATTTGGGGATTTCATGGCACAAAGCAGTACGGCTTTTCTTAAGATTGCTGATTCGATCGGATATGAGGACCGACTCTCtgccaaaaaagaaagggtGTTTGCCGAGCTTGAAAAGCTTGACCTTCAATTGATTGATATGTTTTCTGCACAAGCCATTATTGTGTCGGCAGAAGAAAACGTGGACACGTTTTATGGCATATCAGAAAACTATAGACAAGCTTGGGTGGAGGCCGTATTAGCGGGGCAAATCAAATTGAAGACCACATAG
- the LOC131322564 gene encoding uncharacterized protein LOC131322564 isoform X1 encodes MARLTKRERRKKANRKTLLVVLCMMRVVNTVLQLYLLITDLIAERHREKPHLRANPNYYQHQIDALNRLVRQSDTTCHNQLRVNRHTFMTLCHLLTQNGLEPSRNVTVVEKVAIFLWILAHHTKNRRTILQFWRSGETISRHFNSILIAVLRLHNVLWYHPQPIPANEPDARWKWFENCLGALDGTFIPVLPPTEHKARYRSRKGDYATNVLGACSRNLQFVYALSGWEGSATDSRVLENALIRPHGLKIPHGHYYLADAGYTNGSGILAPYRGQRYHINIWRQGHMPQSREEFFNMKHSKARNVVERCFGVLKMRWEILRSHSFYPIRTQCRIVTACILLHNLIKRTMEVDPVEAQYTAWEQANLHNVPPDDYIRTLESTNQWTQMRDNLATQMYNDWLAHPGGGH; translated from the exons ATGGCAAGACTAACGAAACGTGAACGAAGAAAGAAGGCAAACCGTAAGACATTGTTAGTAGTGTTATGTATGATGAGAGTAGTGAATACCGTTCTTCAACTTTACTTGTTAATTACGGACTTGATTGCCGAAAGACATCGAGAAAAGCCTCATCTTCGTGCCAATCCTAATTATTACCAACATCAAATAGACGCTCTTAATCGGTTGGTACGCCAGAGTGACACTACTTGCCacaaccaattgagggtaaatagGCATACATTCATGACGTTGTGCCATTTACTTACTCAAAATGGGCTAGAGCCGTCTAGGAATGTCACCGTTGTAGAGAAGGTTGCGATTTTTTTGTGGATCCTCGCGCACCATACGAAGAATAGGCGTACCATTTTACAATTTTGGAGATCGGGAGAAACAATTAGTAGGCATTTCAACTCAATTTTGATCGCGGTATTGCGCCTTCACAATGTCTTGTGGTATCATCCTCAGCCTATTCCTGCCAATGAACCAGATGCTAGGTGGAAGTGGTTTGAG AATTGTCTAGGGGCTTTAGACGGTACTTTCATACCTGTCCTTCCTCCAACCGAACACAAGGCACGCTATAGGTCAAGGAAGGGTGACTACGCGACAAATGTGTTAGGCGCTTGTAGTCGTAACCTACAATTTGTATACGCGTTGTCTGGTTGGGAAGGCTCAGCCACAGACTCAAGAGTGCTCGAGAATGCCTTGATAAGGCCTCACGGGTTGAAAATTCCACACG GTCATTACTACCTCGCTGATGCCGGATACACTAATGGGTCAGGAATATTAGCACCTTACAGGGGTCAACGATACCACATAAATATTTGGAGGCAAGGACACATGCCCCAGAGCAGGGAGGAGTTCTTCAACATGAAGCACTCCAAAGCACGAAATGTCGTTGAGAGATGCTTTGGAGTGCTGAAGATGAGATGGGAAATTTTGAGATCTCATTCTTTCTACCCCATTAGGACTCAATGTCGCATCGTCACAGCCTGTATCCTCCTCCACAATCTCATTAAGCGTACAATGGAGGTGGATCCCGTTGAGGCTCAGTACACAGCGTGGGAGCAGGCGAACTTACATAATGTACCACCTGATGACTACATTAGAACCCTCGAAAGTACAAACCAATGGACCCAAATGAGAGATAACTTGGCAACCCAAATGTACAACGATTGGTTAGCTCATCCTGGGGGTGGCCACTAG